One Sphaerisporangium krabiense DNA segment encodes these proteins:
- a CDS encoding D-alanyl-D-alanine carboxypeptidase family protein codes for MPSPRSASLVAVFMGLASVLVLASSGTAQAKPVALEEAAREPGPGNLTELRREAEKSSQALAEATKALEQRQATLAKADTELKAKLEQLRTATAQMSRVRKPLADLVQSLYQTPSGGDMSPFLSGDSDVDQLRALSDMTYLVSGRDEVLADAGRLYQQQQRLAAEAQDLRATKLLVEAQLSLEIDTLRKRSAATVKSLSQALVKLGVRVNQGGRSGAACDPTRVSSAAQYPNGLLPKSVLCPLQQPGRELRADAAIAFVALNEAYKRRFGRSICVTDSYRSLGAQQSVYYRRPGFAAVPGRSNHGLGLAVDLCGGVESFRSAQFNWLEANGKQFGWIHPDWAYRSPFEPWHWEYDPKVGSGL; via the coding sequence GTGCCATCTCCTCGATCGGCGAGCCTGGTCGCGGTCTTCATGGGGCTGGCTTCCGTGCTCGTGCTCGCGTCGTCGGGGACGGCGCAGGCGAAGCCCGTCGCGCTGGAGGAGGCCGCGCGGGAGCCGGGTCCGGGGAACCTGACGGAGCTGCGGCGGGAGGCCGAGAAGTCGTCGCAGGCGCTGGCGGAGGCGACGAAGGCTCTGGAACAGCGGCAGGCGACGCTGGCGAAGGCGGACACCGAGCTGAAGGCGAAGCTGGAGCAGCTCCGCACGGCCACCGCGCAGATGTCGCGGGTGCGCAAGCCGCTCGCCGACCTCGTCCAGTCGCTCTACCAGACTCCGTCGGGCGGGGACATGTCTCCGTTCCTCTCCGGTGATAGCGACGTCGACCAGTTGCGCGCGCTCAGCGACATGACCTACTTGGTGTCCGGGCGGGACGAGGTGCTGGCCGACGCGGGGCGGCTCTATCAACAGCAGCAGAGGCTGGCGGCCGAGGCGCAGGATCTCCGGGCCACCAAGCTGCTGGTCGAGGCTCAGCTCAGCCTGGAGATCGACACGTTGCGGAAGCGTTCGGCGGCGACCGTCAAGTCCTTGTCGCAGGCGCTGGTGAAGCTCGGGGTGCGCGTCAACCAGGGGGGTCGGTCCGGGGCCGCGTGCGACCCCACGCGGGTGAGCTCGGCCGCGCAGTATCCGAACGGCCTGCTGCCCAAGAGTGTGCTGTGTCCACTCCAGCAGCCGGGGCGCGAGCTGCGCGCGGACGCGGCGATCGCGTTCGTGGCGCTCAACGAGGCGTACAAGCGGCGCTTCGGCAGGTCGATATGTGTGACGGACAGTTACCGCAGCCTCGGGGCGCAGCAGTCGGTCTATTACCGTCGGCCCGGGTTCGCGGCCGTCCCGGGGCGGAGCAACCACGGGCTGGGGCTGGCGGTGGACCTGTGCGGCGGGGTGGAGTCGTTCCGCTCGGCGCAGTTCAACTGGCTTGAGGCGAACGGTAAGCAGTTCGGGTGGATTCATCCTGATTGGGCGTATCGCAGTCCCTTTGAGCCCTGGCACTGGGAGTATGACCCCAAGGTCGGGTCCGGGCTGTAG
- a CDS encoding RcpC/CpaB family pilus assembly protein has translation MVNRRRRLLAAALAAMAMTCLGLAVRPAAATEVLAAARDLPGGALSPADVTVIRLPEGTVPDGALPPAAPVDGRVLTSPARRGEPLTDVRLLGPSLVDAYGPGLLAAPVRITDASSAHLLRSGDVIDVIAAAPKWDDAVAPPTATVARAVTVIAPPTATRATDAMGDTGALVVLAATPDQATRLAQAATGSRLSIAIHGHRQ, from the coding sequence ATGGTCAACCGACGGCGGCGGCTCTTGGCCGCCGCGCTGGCGGCGATGGCCATGACGTGCCTCGGTCTCGCCGTGCGTCCCGCCGCCGCCACCGAGGTCCTCGCCGCGGCCCGCGACCTCCCTGGCGGCGCACTGTCCCCTGCGGACGTCACCGTGATCAGGCTTCCCGAGGGCACTGTGCCCGACGGAGCCCTCCCCCCTGCAGCCCCGGTCGACGGCCGTGTCCTGACCTCGCCCGCCCGCCGCGGCGAGCCGCTGACCGACGTACGCCTGCTCGGCCCATCCCTCGTCGACGCCTACGGCCCCGGCCTCCTCGCCGCGCCCGTGCGCATCACGGACGCGTCGTCGGCACACCTTCTGCGCTCCGGCGACGTCATCGACGTCATCGCCGCCGCGCCGAAGTGGGACGACGCGGTCGCACCCCCGACCGCGACGGTGGCCCGTGCGGTGACCGTCATCGCCCCACCCACGGCGACCCGTGCCACCGACGCCATGGGCGACACCGGCGCCCTGGTAGTCCTCGCCGCCACTCCCGATCAGGCCACCCGCCTCGCCCAGGCCGCCACGGGCTCACGCCTGTCCATCGCGATCCACGGCCACCGGCAATGA
- a CDS encoding S-methyl-5'-thioadenosine phosphorylase yields MVTRADIGVIGGSGFYSLLDDAEEVEVTTPYGPPSDPVTVGRIGSRTVAFVPRHGRDHRYPPHRIPYRANLWALRSLGVRQVLAPSAVGSLRVEYGPGTLVIPDQLVDRTSGRVHTYYDEGGAVHVPFADPYCPVGRALAYTTASAEGWETVDGGTLVVIEGPRFSSRAESRWFTSNGWSIIGMTGYPEAALARELALCYTTLALVTDHDAGVEAGEGVTQEEVFAFFAANSERMRTLVATVAATLPLDRACPCSTALNGIKLPFALP; encoded by the coding sequence ATGGTCACCAGAGCGGACATCGGAGTCATCGGCGGCTCAGGCTTCTACTCCCTCCTCGACGACGCCGAGGAGGTCGAGGTCACCACGCCGTACGGCCCGCCGAGCGATCCCGTCACCGTGGGGCGCATCGGCTCGCGAACCGTCGCGTTCGTGCCCCGTCACGGCCGCGACCACCGCTACCCTCCCCACCGCATCCCCTACCGGGCCAACCTGTGGGCGCTGCGTTCGCTGGGCGTCCGGCAGGTGCTGGCCCCGAGCGCCGTGGGGTCGCTGCGCGTCGAGTACGGCCCCGGCACGCTCGTGATCCCCGACCAGCTCGTCGACCGCACCTCCGGCCGCGTTCACACCTACTACGACGAGGGGGGCGCGGTCCACGTCCCCTTCGCCGACCCGTACTGCCCGGTGGGCCGCGCCCTGGCCTACACGACGGCGAGCGCCGAGGGGTGGGAGACCGTGGACGGCGGCACCCTCGTCGTCATCGAGGGCCCGCGCTTCTCCTCCCGCGCCGAGTCCCGCTGGTTCACCTCCAACGGCTGGTCCATCATCGGCATGACCGGCTACCCCGAGGCCGCCCTCGCCCGCGAACTGGCCCTCTGCTACACCACGCTGGCGCTCGTCACCGACCACGACGCCGGGGTCGAGGCCGGCGAGGGCGTCACCCAGGAAGAGGTCTTCGCCTTCTTCGCCGCCAACAGCGAACGCATGCGCACCCTCGTCGCCACGGTCGCCGCCACCCTCCCGCTCGACCGCGCCTGCCCCTGCTCCACCGCCCTGAACGGCATCAAACTCCCCTTCGCCCTCCCCTGA
- a CDS encoding FmdB family zinc ribbon protein, which translates to MPTYQYACTACGEGLEVTQRFTDDPLTTCPSCSGKLRKVFSAVGIVFKGSGFYRTDNRSSGSSTSTTSSSSAKSESGSSSDSGSASKSDSGSGKKEPAAASSSSTSSTSSTSSTS; encoded by the coding sequence GTGCCCACCTACCAGTACGCCTGTACCGCTTGCGGTGAAGGTCTCGAGGTGACTCAGCGCTTCACCGACGATCCGCTGACGACGTGCCCGAGCTGCTCCGGCAAGCTGCGCAAGGTCTTCTCCGCCGTGGGCATCGTGTTCAAGGGGTCGGGCTTCTACCGTACGGACAACCGTTCGTCCGGCTCCTCCACCTCCACGACCTCGTCGTCGTCCGCCAAGTCGGAGTCCGGCAGCTCCTCGGATTCGGGGTCGGCCTCCAAGTCCGACTCGGGCTCGGGCAAGAAGGAACCCGCCGCCGCGAGCTCCTCGTCCACGTCCTCCACTTCCTCCACGTCCTCCACCTCCTGA